The sequence GGCCGCACGACATGTGCGTGCGGCCGAGGGGGGCGCCTCTCGCCCCCCTGAGACAAACAGCTAGCAGCGTTGGAAATGTCGCGAAGCGGACTTTTTCAGCAGCCTGCTAGACTGCCCTCAAGGCGCGACGACATGAAACCCTCCCCCGCTTCCCAAGCCACTCCGAGGGCCCCGCGCAGAAGCGCCCTGAGCAGCGACCTGGCCGAGCTGATCAAGGCACGCATCGCCCTGATGGTGGTGATCACCACCGCTGCCGGTTTTCTCCTCGCCAGCCCCTGGGCGATCGACCTGCGACTCTTCCTGGCGACCCTCGTCGGAACTGCGCTGGTCGCCAGCGGCGCCGGCGTCCTCAACCAGGTGCTCGAAGCCAAAATCGACGAGCGCATGGAACGCACCGCCGACCGCCCCATTCCGGGTGGACGCATCGGCGTCGATCTCGCCCTCACCCTCGGCATTCTGCTGTCCGTCACCGGCTTGCTGCAGCTCGCCTGGATGGTCAATCTGCTGACCGCCGTTCTGGGCGCCGCGACCCTTGCCGGGTACATCTTCGTCTACACGCCGATGAAGCGCTGGACCTCCCTTTCGACCATCGTCGGGGCGGTTCCCGGAGCGGTGCCACCGATGATGGGTTGGACCGCCGCCCGCAACAGCCTCGACGCCGGCGCCTGGGGTCTATTCGCCATCCTCTTCCTGTGGCAAATGCCGCACTTTCTCGCCATCGCCTGGATGTACCGGGACGACTACCGGCGCGGCGGCTTCCCGATGCTGCCGGTGATCGATCCGGATGGCGAGCGCACCGCCCGCCAAGCGGTGCTCTATGGCGCCGCCTTGGTTCCAACCAGCCTCCTGCCCACCGTGCTCGGCCTCACCGGCACCACCTACTTCGTCGGCGCGATGCTCCTCAGCGTGATTTACCTGGCCTGCTCCTTCAGCTTCCAGCAGGAGCGCTCGCGGCACCGAGCTCGGCGACTGCTGCTCGCCTCGGTGATTTACCTGCCGGCCCTCCTGGCGATCATGTTCGCTGACCGCTACTTCATCTGAGCACCGTGACCACCCAGCGAGCTCCCCGTCCCCTCGGCGCCGCCATCGGCCGCGGATTACTCTGGGGATTGCTGCTCGCCGCCATCGTCACCCTCATCCTCGCCGCCTGGTCGCGGCGCCCCGGGCAGCAAGAGCTACCCGACTTCGGTGCCGCCCCGAGCTTTCTGCTGACCGATCAGCGGTCCGCCCCCTTCGGCTCCGAAGAGCTTTCCGGGAACCCCTGGATCGTCGATTTCATCTTCACCCGCTGCACCTTGGCCTGCCCCGCCATGAGCCGCCGCATGGCCCGGCTAGATAGCGCCTTGCCCCCGACGATCACTCTCCTCTCGATCAGCATCGACCCCGAGCACGACCGCCCGAAGGTCCTCGCCAGCTATGCCGAGAAACTCTCCGCCTCACCACGCTGGCACTTCCTGACGGGCCCGTCCCAGGACATCGCGACGCTGGTGCGCGAGGGCTTCAAGCTGGCCGTCGACCGCAACCCCGACCTCCCCCCCGGGGAGGCCATCGTGCACAGCAACCGCTTCGTGCTGGTCGACTCCGAAGGACGCGTGCGGGGCTACTACAATTCCTCCTCGCAGGAAGAGCTGGCCCGCCTCGAGAGCGCCGCCCGGTCGCTCTCCCGGTAACCGCGGGCGCCACCGCCCGATCGCTGGCGCCCAGCGAGGGCCGGCCCTTGCTCCGGCCCGATATACAACTTATAATTAAAGTTGAAGATCTACATGTGAATACTTACAGCTAGACGGATTGGAGGTCCCCATGACCCGCTTCCGGCACGAAGTGCTCGGCACCTCGCTCGCCATCGCTCTTCTCGCCTCGCCCGCCTTCGCCGAACGCTACCTGGTGGTCTTCGAAGAAGAGTCCCTGAAGACCGGCGAAGCCGCCGCCATGATGCGCCAGCACGACGTCAAGATGGTGCGCGATCTCTCCGACATCGGTCTCGCCTTGATCGATATCGAAGATCCGGACCAGCTCTCCAAGGTGGGCCTCGACCGCAAGATTCGCGGCATCAAGCGCGATACCCTGCGCGCCACCGCCTGGACCGGGGACCCGATCCCGGCGGACGCGCCCTACGCCAAGGGCGACAACGTCTCCTTCGCCGAGATCGCCACCGCCCACCACTTCGCCGGCGACAACGGCATCACCCCTTCGACGGTCACCGCCGAGCAGCTCACGCAGACCTTCTTCTGGCCCCAGCAATGGGACCTGCAGACCATGCAGATGGATCGCGTCTGGAACGAGCTCGGCAACCTCGGCGACCCCGATGTCGACATCGCCGTGGTGGCTTCCGGGATCGACTACACCCACGTCGAGCTCCAAGGACGGGTCGATCTCGAGCGCAGCCGTAACTTCGTTCCCGAGGATGCCGCCATGGTGCAGGACCTCTACCCCGGCGCTCATCCCATCGCCGACCTCGGCCTGCACGGCACCTATACCGCCAGCCTGATGACCTGCAACGCCTTGATCTACTCGTGCCCGGTGCCCCACGCCACCCTGATCGGCGTCAAGTGGCTCAACTTCGAGGAGCGCGGCCGCATCGGCGACCTGGTGACGGCGGTGCGCTATGCCGCCTCGATCGGCTCGGACATCATCGTCATCCCGGACCAGTTCGAGCGCCGCCTGCGCTGGAGCGACCGGGACGATCGCCTCGACATCCTGGCGCTGCGACGGGCCATGTTCTACGCCCGCCTGCGCGGCTCGATCGTCCTCACCGGCGCCTGGGCCGAGCGCGACATGTGCGGCTTCGATGCCGACGCCGATGGCGACGAGCTGCTGATCCCGGCCCAGACCGGCACCACCGTCGTCGCCGCCACCGGCCTGAGCGACCAGTGGTCCGCCGAGAGCAGCTATGGCTACTCGCTGGTCGACATCGCCGCCCCGGGGGGCGAGCGCGACCCGGTCACCTGCCAGACCGACCCCGACCTCTACATCTTCAGCATCGGTGCCTGCAGCGGCTTCACCAAGTTCGTCTCGCCGCGCCCCTTCGACTTCTCGGAGCTGTGCAATCCGGAAACCACACCGGTGTGGATCTTCTCCTTCGGGGTGCGCCCGGCGGCCGCCCATGTCGGTAGCGTCGCCGCCATGGTCGAGGCGCCGTGGAACGGCTGGCTACCGGGCTGGCTGGTCAAGCTGCAGGTCTTCCGCACCGCCGACGACGTCATCGACCCGGGCTTCGATCCCTTCAGCGGCTGGGGTCGCGTCAACGCCTACCGGGCGCTGACCGAATAGCGGCGCCCGAGCCCAATGGGCGAAGCGACAGCATGGCCGCCGAGGACGGGGCGCCCGACCAGAGGAGAACCCGAACGACATGGACGGGCGGGCGGACCACGTAGGCGAGGAGGCACCTGAACCGATTCACCAGGAGCAGCCGTCTGCTAACAAGCAGGCGGCGCCCGAGCCCAAAGGGCGAGGCGGCGGCAAGGCCGCCGAGGACGGGGGTGAGCCCGCACGACATGTGCGTGCGGGCGAGGGGGGCGCCTTTTAGCCCCCCTGAAACAGACATCCGGTTCTCTGGACCGCGCGGCCTCTCTGGTTTACCCTATTCTCAATGACCGACTCACCGGCGGCGGCTCATCAAAGGGAGCAGCTCAAGAACCGTCTGATCGACGCGGCGGAGCGGGTCTTCCTGCGCACCGGCGGCGCCTCGGCGACGCTCGAAACGGTGGCCGAAGAGGCCGAGGTCAGCCCCTCCCAGCTCGCCGAATTCTTCACCGACAAGCGCGAGCTGGTGCTGGCCATCACCCACCGGGCATTGCGAGTCCTCAACCGACGCTTCGAGAACGCCGCCTCCCGCGAGTTGCTCGGAATGGACAAGCTCGAGTCCCTCGGCATCTCCTATGTCGAGTTCGCTCTCGAGTCGCCGTCCTACTTCAACGCCATGGCGCAGTACGAGTCGCGCCCGGTGCCGATGGCCGAGAGCAATCCCTTCGAAGCCGCCTGCGCCCACGAGCAGGACGAGCTCCTCGAGGCCGTTGCCGAAGTCATCAACGTCGGCATTCGCGACGGCTCGATCCGCGACGACATCGATCCCCTCACCGCCGCGGTCCACGTCTGGGGGCAGGTTCATGGCCTGATCCAGGTCGCCGCCCTCAAAGGCGAGCAGCTACGCCAGCGCAAGGGCATCGAGCTCGACGGCCTGATGGTGCTGTTCGCCACCCTGATGCGCGACGCCCTGTCGCCGAAGTCGTAAGTCCTGGCCGCCTTTCGGCGGCGCGAAACCAACCCGACCGGGCTAGTCGGCCGATTCCAGCTCGATGCCTCGGCGCGAGAGCAGCTTCTGCAGGCGACTGTAGAGGTTTTCTCCGAGCAGGCCGTGGGCGGCGCCGGTGATGTCGGCGATGACCTCGCGCAGCTCCCGCGAGCCGCTCCAGTGCTTGCGCGCGTAAGGCGCCAGCTCGCCGTCGAAGGTCTGCGCCAGCACCGCCATGGCGAGGACCAGATCGTCGAGGTAGCCGGCGCCTCCCATCAAGCCCTCGGGCATGAGGTCGAAGGGCAGGACGAAGTAGGCCAGGGCACCGCCGACCAGGGCCCGGGCCGAGCTCGGGACCTCGGGATCGAGGGCCAGCCGAGCCAGCAGCATGAAGACGTCGGGAACCAGCAGCAGCGCGTTGACGGTGCTCTTGCCGAGGCGGCCGCCGCGCCGCTCGACGGTACGCACGATGCGCTGCCGCAGCCGGTCGTAGAAGCTCAGCAGCCCTCGGCTGGGCATCGCCTCGGACTGATCGAGGGCGTCTTCGGCGTTGCTTTCGAGGCGGTCGTCGTCGAGGTCGGAGAGGGGATCTTCTTCGTAGCCGGTCATCGCGCCGGTGATTCTATCGCCGGATTCGACCGTCTTCAGACGACGTAGGCGAGGGCAAACCCGATCTGCGCCGCCATCATCATCAGGTACATGTGCTTCCAGGAGGGATGATTCTCGGTCGTGGTCAGCGAATCGGGATCGCGCAGCAGCAGGTAGGACGTGTAGATACCCCACAGGGTCAGCAAGATGCCGAGGCCGGTGAGGACCGCGGCGTTGCCGGTGAGGATCGCCAGGCCTTCGCTCTGCGGGTCGGGCAGCACCGTCCCGAGAGGGATCAAGACCCACGGCAGAACGAAGAAGGGGCTGATGATCCAGGCCGCCTTGCGCACGCCGTAGACGATCGGCAGGGTCTTACAGTCGCCGGCGCGATCGCCCTCGATGTCGGCGAAGTCCTTGGTGCCGGCGGCGCCGATCAGGAACAGGCCGAAGATGGTTCCGATGTACCAGGGCTCCCAGTGGAGCACGCTCGCCACCATCGCCCAGCCGGCGACCTTGAGGAGGATGCCGCGCGGAATGGCGATGGTGAAATTGGCCAAGATGCCGCGGGTCTTGGTGCGCCCCCAGCGGGGGTCGGAATAGACGAAGGTGAAGATCATCCCCGCCAGGTAGATGAAGAAGGTCTCGTGCTGAGCCAACGGCGCCGACCATTTCGAAGCCCAGGTCTCGAAGGGAAAGGGCACGACGAACCAGGTCGGAACCAGCGCCAGGAGATAGAACAGCCAGGTGAAGCCCCAGGCCTGACGCAGGCTGAGGGCGCCGGTCACCAGCGGCCGGTTGGGTTTGTTGAGGCGATCGATCTCGAGGTCGAAGATCTGGTTGATGGCGTTCGAGGCGGCGTTGAGGAAGCTGGCGCAGAGCGAGCCCAGAACCACGGTCAGAATCACCGCCGCCGTCAGGCGGTACTCGGCATCGGGATTGTGCGCCGATCCGAAAGCGCACACCGCTCCGGAGACGATGCCCAGCAGCGGCGGCAGCAGGGTGAAGGGGCGCGAAAGTTTGACGTACAGACCGAGCTTGCTCACGACGACTCCGAAAAGGCTTGTCGCCCTCAGGCGATCAGGGCGGCGAGGCCGGCGGCGGCGAGCGCTCCCACCAGGGTGTTGAGGAAGTTCACCGCCTCGTTGTCCAGCAGGCCACGCTTTTCGAGGGTGGCCCCCACCAGGCTTTCGAGGGTGGTTCCGATGAAGGCGGCCACCACCACCACCGCGACGCCCCACCAGGGGAACAGGCCGAGGCCGGCACCGAGGGCAGCGATCACCGCCGACGCCAGGATGCTGGCGACGGTGCCCTCGACGGACACGGCGCCTTCCGTCCCCGCCGGCACCGGACGCAGATTGGTGATCAAGAAGGTCCGCTTGCCGAGCAACTGGCCGATCTCGCTGCCGGCGGTATCGGCGGCGGCGGTCGCAAAGGCGCCGGCGAAGGCGAGGGTGAAGAGCAACGGGTAGGGCGTGGCGACGGCAAAGACGGCACAGGCCACCGCCACCGACGTGTTCGCCAGGGCGTGGCGGGCGCCGCGCCGGCCGCCGCCTTCCTGGGCCAGCTTCTTCTTCGCCTTGCGCTGGTAGCCGAGCTTTGTGCAGGCGGTGCCGATGACGAAGAAGGCGAGCAGCAGCAGGAAGCCGCGCCAACCGAGGAAGCCGTAGAGGGTGGTGCCGATCAGCCAGCCGGCGAGGGCCCCGGAGAGATTGACCGAGCGCGCCCCGTAGGCGAGCACCGCCAGCACGGCGTTGATCACCGCCCCCCAGAGGAACCACTGCACCATTTCCGGCGTCGGTAGGAGCGGCCATTGCTCGACGCCGAGGACCAGGCAGAAGAGCAGCAGACCGGACACCAGCGGCACGCCGAGATTGTCGTCGAGGCCCTGCGGCAGAGACTCGAGCAGGGCCGCCACCAGGGCCGTGACGGCGGCCACGGCGAGGGCGAAGGACAGCTCGTAGCGACCCGGTGCGGTCCACTGCAACAACACCGTCGCTCCGGCAGTGCCGAAGAGCCAGAAGGCGAACGTCCCGGCCCAACTCTTGGCCGCATTCCAGGGCAGCTTGGCACGGCCCAGCGCCATACCGACGATCGAGGCCATGCCGTCGCCGAAGGCCAGGATGGCCCAGGTGGCGGCCGCGACCTCGAGGCGCCGATGGAAGAGCAAGATCAGTAGCAGCACGCAGATCGGATAGAGCAGCACGCCGATGGACTGGCCGCGGGCCTTCTCGCCTTCGCGCAGCAGGTGGCGGCCGCCGAGGCGCGGCAGCACTTTCCAGTTGAAGAGGAAGGCGGTCAGCGCCAGAACGGCGCCCCACAGCGGGCCGAGGAAGCGCAGCAAGAAGGCGAAGCCACCCACCGCCATGTGAACCGTCTTGCGCGCGATCTCTCCGGCCGTCAGGCTCATGCCGCCTCCCGCGCCGCCAGCCAGATCTCGCGCAGAGCGTCGTCGAAGGTCATCTCGGGACTCCAGCCGAGGGCTCGCAGCTTGGAGCAGTCGGCCTGCAAGAGTGGTATGTCCACCGGCCGCATGCGCGCCGGGTCGATCTCCAGGCGAACCTCGAGGCCCGAGATCTCGCGCAGCTGCAGCAGGGTCTCCTCGATCGACCGGGCCCGCCCGGAAGCGACGTTGTAGACCTCGCCGGGGGCTCCCCGCTCGGCCAATAGCAGGAGCGCCGCGACGCCGTCGGCCACGGCCAGAAAATCGCGGCGCGCGGCCAGATTGCCGACCGCCAGCACCGGCTCCTGATCGCCGCGCTCGATGGCGGCGAGCTGCAGAGCGAAGGAAGGCAGCGCGAACTCCGGCGACTGACCGGCACCGATCAGGTTGAAGGAACGTACCGCGATCGCACCGCGACCGAGGGCCATGCGCTCCGCCGCCGCCTTGGTGAGGGCATAGGGACTGCGCGGCGCCAGGCCGCGACCTTCCCCGATGGGCTGCTCTTCCGGCGGCACATAGCCGTAAACCTCGGCACTCGAGGCGAAAACCACCCGGCGATCGCCGGCGGCGTCGAGCAGGTTCTCGGTACCCAAGACGTTGACCGAAAAGTAGTCCGCCATTCGCTCCCAGGACTGCCCGACGTGGCTGAGGGCAGCGAGGTGAATGATGACGTCGGGATCGAGCTCCTCCACCAGCCTCTTGAGGGCGGCGCGATCGAGGATGTCGACGGCCCGCACCTCGGCGCCCGCCGGCGCCGGACGCTCTCCCAAGCACAAGCCACTGATCCGATGCCCACGGGCCAAGGCCACCTGGGCCAGGCGCGAGCCCACGAATCCGGAAATTCCCGTCACCAAGAGATGCATGATTTCTTCCTCGACCGCCTCATGCCGGCGGCAACCGCCGACCGGCGGCACCGCTCGGAGACGGCCACCGCCTCACGACGTGGCGACCGTCTTGGACCGCGGCGCCAGCTTCTCGCGCCAGTAGTCGAGGATGTCCCGGAGCGTCTGCTCGAAGGGCACCCGCGGCTCCCAGCCGGTGTCGGCCTTGAACTTCGAGGCATCGCCGATCA is a genomic window of Acidobacteriota bacterium containing:
- a CDS encoding S8 family serine peptidase; the protein is MTRFRHEVLGTSLAIALLASPAFAERYLVVFEEESLKTGEAAAMMRQHDVKMVRDLSDIGLALIDIEDPDQLSKVGLDRKIRGIKRDTLRATAWTGDPIPADAPYAKGDNVSFAEIATAHHFAGDNGITPSTVTAEQLTQTFFWPQQWDLQTMQMDRVWNELGNLGDPDVDIAVVASGIDYTHVELQGRVDLERSRNFVPEDAAMVQDLYPGAHPIADLGLHGTYTASLMTCNALIYSCPVPHATLIGVKWLNFEERGRIGDLVTAVRYAASIGSDIIVIPDQFERRLRWSDRDDRLDILALRRAMFYARLRGSIVLTGAWAERDMCGFDADADGDELLIPAQTGTTVVAATGLSDQWSAESSYGYSLVDIAAPGGERDPVTCQTDPDLYIFSIGACSGFTKFVSPRPFDFSELCNPETTPVWIFSFGVRPAAAHVGSVAAMVEAPWNGWLPGWLVKLQVFRTADDVIDPGFDPFSGWGRVNAYRALTE
- a CDS encoding UbiA family prenyltransferase produces the protein MSKLGLYVKLSRPFTLLPPLLGIVSGAVCAFGSAHNPDAEYRLTAAVILTVVLGSLCASFLNAASNAINQIFDLEIDRLNKPNRPLVTGALSLRQAWGFTWLFYLLALVPTWFVVPFPFETWASKWSAPLAQHETFFIYLAGMIFTFVYSDPRWGRTKTRGILANFTIAIPRGILLKVAGWAMVASVLHWEPWYIGTIFGLFLIGAAGTKDFADIEGDRAGDCKTLPIVYGVRKAAWIISPFFVLPWVLIPLGTVLPDPQSEGLAILTGNAAVLTGLGILLTLWGIYTSYLLLRDPDSLTTTENHPSWKHMYLMMMAAQIGFALAYVV
- a CDS encoding helix-turn-helix domain-containing protein — its product is MTDSPAAAHQREQLKNRLIDAAERVFLRTGGASATLETVAEEAEVSPSQLAEFFTDKRELVLAITHRALRVLNRRFENAASRELLGMDKLESLGISYVEFALESPSYFNAMAQYESRPVPMAESNPFEAACAHEQDELLEAVAEVINVGIRDGSIRDDIDPLTAAVHVWGQVHGLIQVAALKGEQLRQRKGIELDGLMVLFATLMRDALSPKS
- a CDS encoding GDP-mannose 4,6-dehydratase, translating into MHLLVTGISGFVGSRLAQVALARGHRISGLCLGERPAPAGAEVRAVDILDRAALKRLVEELDPDVIIHLAALSHVGQSWERMADYFSVNVLGTENLLDAAGDRRVVFASSAEVYGYVPPEEQPIGEGRGLAPRSPYALTKAAAERMALGRGAIAVRSFNLIGAGQSPEFALPSFALQLAAIERGDQEPVLAVGNLAARRDFLAVADGVAALLLLAERGAPGEVYNVASGRARSIEETLLQLREISGLEVRLEIDPARMRPVDIPLLQADCSKLRALGWSPEMTFDDALREIWLAAREAA
- a CDS encoding DUF1232 domain-containing protein; its protein translation is MTGYEEDPLSDLDDDRLESNAEDALDQSEAMPSRGLLSFYDRLRQRIVRTVERRGGRLGKSTVNALLLVPDVFMLLARLALDPEVPSSARALVGGALAYFVLPFDLMPEGLMGGAGYLDDLVLAMAVLAQTFDGELAPYARKHWSGSRELREVIADITGAAHGLLGENLYSRLQKLLSRRGIELESAD
- a CDS encoding DUF92 domain-containing protein; the protein is MSLTAGEIARKTVHMAVGGFAFLLRFLGPLWGAVLALTAFLFNWKVLPRLGGRHLLREGEKARGQSIGVLLYPICVLLLILLFHRRLEVAAATWAILAFGDGMASIVGMALGRAKLPWNAAKSWAGTFAFWLFGTAGATVLLQWTAPGRYELSFALAVAAVTALVAALLESLPQGLDDNLGVPLVSGLLLFCLVLGVEQWPLLPTPEMVQWFLWGAVINAVLAVLAYGARSVNLSGALAGWLIGTTLYGFLGWRGFLLLLAFFVIGTACTKLGYQRKAKKKLAQEGGGRRGARHALANTSVAVACAVFAVATPYPLLFTLAFAGAFATAAADTAGSEIGQLLGKRTFLITNLRPVPAGTEGAVSVEGTVASILASAVIAALGAGLGLFPWWGVAVVVVAAFIGTTLESLVGATLEKRGLLDNEAVNFLNTLVGALAAAGLAALIA
- a CDS encoding SCO family protein; translation: MTTQRAPRPLGAAIGRGLLWGLLLAAIVTLILAAWSRRPGQQELPDFGAAPSFLLTDQRSAPFGSEELSGNPWIVDFIFTRCTLACPAMSRRMARLDSALPPTITLLSISIDPEHDRPKVLASYAEKLSASPRWHFLTGPSQDIATLVREGFKLAVDRNPDLPPGEAIVHSNRFVLVDSEGRVRGYYNSSSQEELARLESAARSLSR
- the cyoE gene encoding heme o synthase produces the protein MKPSPASQATPRAPRRSALSSDLAELIKARIALMVVITTAAGFLLASPWAIDLRLFLATLVGTALVASGAGVLNQVLEAKIDERMERTADRPIPGGRIGVDLALTLGILLSVTGLLQLAWMVNLLTAVLGAATLAGYIFVYTPMKRWTSLSTIVGAVPGAVPPMMGWTAARNSLDAGAWGLFAILFLWQMPHFLAIAWMYRDDYRRGGFPMLPVIDPDGERTARQAVLYGAALVPTSLLPTVLGLTGTTYFVGAMLLSVIYLACSFSFQQERSRHRARRLLLASVIYLPALLAIMFADRYFI